CTCCGCCAGCACCGACTGCCCAGTCGTCCGCCCCCTCcgctgcaccaccaccaccaacccgAAAGAGACGCCCCGATTCCTACGACGCGCGCGTAAattattcctcctcctcctccccaaaGCCGGAGGGAGGGGAATTCTCTTCCCCCGGAAAACAGCCCCCTTTcctttccttcccttcctcctcccACCCGCCGAATCGCGCTCCTCCCGCCGCCCGCCTCGATCTGGTCCGAGTCCCCGTCCGATTCCGCGGGGTTAATCCGCCGGTTGGTTCCCGGTCCCTGTCTGAACCGCATTGGCTTGTCTTGTCTCGTTTTGCAGGCGCTGCTGGTGGCGGCTCCGCGGCGGCGCTGTCAATGCGGAGGGTGGCTCTGACTGACCCCGGCCGCTGGTGGTTGCGCGCATGGGGGACGCCTGCGGGCCGCTGCTGCGGCAGCGGAAATCTGAGGACGCCCACCACGACGACGCGCTGCCGGTGACGCAGCGCAGGCCGGCGACCCCGCGCCGGCACCCCTCGCCGAATGCCGGCGCGCCTGCCACCCCGAGGCGGCACCCCTCGCCGAATGCCGCTGCGGGGGCGGCTGGGTCGCAGCCCAAGAGGTCCCCGTCCACCGAGCGGCGGTCCGGGAGCCCGGCGAGGCcggcctccggcggggccggctcCAGGGAGGCCGCGCCGTCCAGGATCTCCGCGCCGACGTCGCCGCCCTCCAgcccctcctcgtcctcctccagcTCCTCCACGCCCGTGCGCGACGCCGTCTCCGACACGCAGAGCGCCCCGAGGAGGCTGTCAGGCGGCGGCCGGGCCCCCGACGGGCTGTGGCCATCAATGCGGAACCTCTCCTCCTCGCTACAGCTCGAGTCCAGGGACAGGAGGGCCGCGCCAGATCAGGCCAGGGCGAGGGACGCCGTGGCGGCCGCCGACAGGAAGAGGAGCCCCATGAGGGGGCGCACTGGCGGCGGCGAGCAGCCGGAGAACCCGCACGCCAGGATGATTGACCACCACCGCTGGCCGGCCATGATGGGGGGCAGGGTGTCCGGCAGCGCCATGTCCAGGAGCGTGGATCTCACTGACAAGATGCACAGACCGGCCCTGTCATCACGCGGCGGGGCTTCGCCCAAGAGGACGACATCGGTTTCATCCGCCGCAAGCGCCCTGTCAAGAAGCATTGATCTCGCCGATAAAATCGATCGATTGGTCTCCTCGTCGCGTGGGGAGGAGTCGCCTAGAAGATCAACTGCTTCAAATGGCACATCTGATACATCAAAAAGCAGCATCACTGATGGTAAAGATGCCAGGCCTGCAGCCTTGGCAGTTCCATCAAGAGGGATGATTTCTCCTGTGAGAACAGCAAGGGCCCTGTCCAAGAGCATGGATCTTACAGAAAGAGATTACAGCATGCTCTCCTCCGCAATGTCATCGCCTGGGGTTTCGCCAAGCGTCACAGTACCAACTGTGTCCAATGCTACATCGCAAACCACAAGATCTTCCGAGAAACCGAATGGACATGCTTCTTCCCCGGCCTCTTCACGGGGACGTTCGCCTAGAACATCAGCAGCATCTGGCGGCAGCATTGGTGGTATATCAAAAAACACTGATGTCCCTGGAAAGGATAAGAGACCAGCTTCATCTAGAGGGACTTCGCCAAGAAGGCCACTTGCTTCCGATGGCGTTAATGCTATTGTCAAAAATATGGATTCTGCTGAGAAGGACAGCAGAACAGTCATCTCCTCGGTTCCATCTCGAGCGGTATCTTCCCCAAGACGAAGACTTGCCTCTGATGCTATTGATGCTATACCAAGAAGCGCAGATTTTTCTGAAAAAGATAACAGACCATCCACATCATCTTCGCTGCGGGGGGTTTCTCCGCGAAAAAGGGTTGGTTCTGATGGTATCAGTGCTATATCAAAAGGGTTGGATTTTGCTGATAAAGCTAGCACATCGTCCACCTCATCAGCGGCATCGCGAGGTGTTGCACCAAGAACTCAAGTGATATCTGATTGTGTTGGTACTACGTCAAAGGGCATGGATTCTGCTGATAAAGATAATAGACCGTCAACCTCATATGCTGCATCACGAGGTATGTCACCACGAAGAAGGCTTGGATCTGATGGTATTAGCTCCATTTCAAGTAACATCAACTTCGCTGAAAAGGATGGCAGAATTGTGGCGGCCTCTTCAGTCGCACATCGAGGGATCTCAACAATAAGGCGTCTTGCGTCTGATGGTGTTGATATTATATCAAAGGGCATGGATAATCCTGAGAAAGATGTCAGACCCTCCACTTCAGCCGGTTCAAGAGGACTTTCGCCAAGAAGAAGACTTGCCTCTGATGGTGCCAATGTTATACCCAAGCGCATGGATCTTTCTGAAAAAGATACCAGACCTGCCACCTTGTCAGCTGCATCACGAGGGGTTTCACCAAGAAGAAGACTCGCCTCTGATAATATAGAAGCAATGTCAAAGAGCTCAGATTCTGTTGAAAAAGAAACAAGATCATCCGCTTCGTCAGTGGCATCACGAGGGGTTTCACCAAGAAGAAGACTCGCCTCTGATGGTGTAGAAGCTATATCGAAGAGCTCAGATTTTGCTGAAAAAGAAGCAAGACCATCAACTTTGTCGGTAGCATCACGGGGGGTTTCACCTAGAAGAAGGCTCGCCTCTGATGGTGAAGAAGCTATATCGAAGAGCTCAGATTTTGCTGAAAAAGAAACAAGACCATCCACTGCATCAGTGGCATCACGGGGGGTTTCACCAAGAAGAAGACTCGCCTCTGATAGTGCAGAAGCTATATCAAAGAGCTCAGATTTTGTTGAAAAAGAAACCAGATCATCCACTTCGTCAGTGGGATCACGAGGGGTTTCACCAAGAAGAAAACTCGCCTCTGATGGTGTAGAAGCTATATCAAAGAGCTCAGATATTGTTGAAAAAGAAACCAGATCGTCCACTTCGTCGGTGGCATCACGAGGGGTTTCACCAAGAAGACGACTTGCTTCGGATGGTGTCAATACTGTATTGAAGAGCACTGTGATTGCTGGTAAAGACTACAGGCCATCAACCTCGGCAGCTGCATCACGAGGGACTTCACCTAGAAGCAGGGTTGCCTCTAATTCCGTTGATGCCCCGTCGAGAAGCATGAATTTTGCTGATAAGGCGAGCAGACCCTCCACCTCATCAGGAGCATCACGTGGGACTCTACAGAGAGGGGTGCTTGCTTCGGGTGGCATCGTGGATCCTGTGGACAATGGTAGTGAACGGTCCACCTCATCAGCTGCATCTGGTGGGACTTCAGACAGTATACTTGATGGTACCAATGCTCAAGTAGAAACCATCCAGTTTGCTGAGGAAGTTAATTCAGTAACTCCAGATGGCTGTAGTGATGATACTTCAGAAAGCATGTATTCTGCTAATGTAGGCACAGGTGCAGCATCCTTGTCCATTGTGGTGCAAGATAGACAACCAAGCAGATCTGTTTCTGATGTCAGTGATGATATGTCACAGAATGTGGATGCAACTCAAAAACATAACAGATCCATCTCGGTAATGGTTCCATCTCGAGGGACTTCTCCAAGAAGGCGGCTTGCATCTGATGGCATTAATACTATGCTTAAAAGCATGGATTTTGCTGAGAAAGATAAGAGACCCATGGCCATGTCAGTATCATCACGTGGGATGTcaccaagaagaacaacaagagtgGACGCTGCTAATATAATGTCAAAAAGCATGGATTTCTCTGATAAATGTAATGGACAAATATCTTCAATAATTCCATCACGAGCGGTTTCTACACGGAAAATACTGGGACCAGATGGTGCTAATGCCATGTCAAGAAGTGTGGATCTGACTGATAACTTCAGACAACCAGTCTCTTCAACAGTGCAACCAAGTAGAGTTTCACCAAGGAAGATGCCTTCTGCGAGCCCAGGTTCTGCCAATGGAAATGGAAGTCAAGAGGAAAATGCCAGTTCAAGTCCAGATGCGCCTTCAAATAATTCAGAAAGATTTGCACCTCCAAAGCAGTTGGCAAGGACACTGTCTTCACCATCACGCGGTCTACTACGCCCTTCATCACCAACCAagacttcatcaacatcatcacttgCCTCTAGGAGGTTGCCAAGCCCATTGAGGATTAGACCTTCAACACCTGTCTCACCATGTAGTTCTGGTAGATCCGATTCTCCCTCTTCTCTTCTCAGCTACATTGGTGATGCAACAAGAGGAAAGAAGAGCCCAAGCCACATGGAAGATGCCCATCAGTTGCGCCTCCTGTATAATCGGAACTTGCAATGGCGTTTTACAAAtgcttatg
This genomic stretch from Hordeum vulgare subsp. vulgare chromosome 6H, MorexV3_pseudomolecules_assembly, whole genome shotgun sequence harbors:
- the LOC123403467 gene encoding serine-rich adhesin for platelets-like yields the protein MGDACGPLLRQRKSEDAHHDDALPVTQRRPATPRRHPSPNAGAPATPRRHPSPNAAAGAAGSQPKRSPSTERRSGSPARPASGGAGSREAAPSRISAPTSPPSSPSSSSSSSSTPVRDAVSDTQSAPRRLSGGGRAPDGLWPSMRNLSSSLQLESRDRRAAPDQARARDAVAAADRKRSPMRGRTGGGEQPENPHARMIDHHRWPAMMGGRVSGSAMSRSVDLTDKMHRPALSSRGGASPKRTTSVSSAASALSRSIDLADKIDRLVSSSRGEESPRRSTASNGTSDTSKSSITDGKDARPAALAVPSRGMISPVRTARALSKSMDLTERDYSMLSSAMSSPGVSPSVTVPTVSNATSQTTRSSEKPNGHASSPASSRGRSPRTSAASGGSIGGISKNTDVPGKDKRPASSRGTSPRRPLASDGVNAIVKNMDSAEKDSRTVISSVPSRAVSSPRRRLASDAIDAIPRSADFSEKDNRPSTSSSLRGVSPRKRVGSDGISAISKGLDFADKASTSSTSSAASRGVAPRTQVISDCVGTTSKGMDSADKDNRPSTSYAASRGMSPRRRLGSDGISSISSNINFAEKDGRIVAASSVAHRGISTIRRLASDGVDIISKGMDNPEKDVRPSTSAGSRGLSPRRRLASDGANVIPKRMDLSEKDTRPATLSAASRGVSPRRRLASDNIEAMSKSSDSVEKETRSSASSVASRGVSPRRRLASDGVEAISKSSDFAEKEARPSTLSVASRGVSPRRRLASDGEEAISKSSDFAEKETRPSTASVASRGVSPRRRLASDSAEAISKSSDFVEKETRSSTSSVGSRGVSPRRKLASDGVEAISKSSDIVEKETRSSTSSVASRGVSPRRRLASDGVNTVLKSTVIAGKDYRPSTSAAASRGTSPRSRVASNSVDAPSRSMNFADKASRPSTSSGASRGTLQRGVLASGGIVDPVDNGSERSTSSAASGGTSDSILDGTNAQVETIQFAEEVNSVTPDGCSDDTSESMYSANVGTGAASLSIVVQDRQPSRSVSDVSDDMSQNVDATQKHNRSISVMVPSRGTSPRRRLASDGINTMLKSMDFAEKDKRPMAMSVSSRGMSPRRTTRVDAANIMSKSMDFSDKCNGQISSIIPSRAVSTRKILGPDGANAMSRSVDLTDNFRQPVSSTVQPSRVSPRKMPSASPGSANGNGSQEENASSSPDAPSNNSERFAPPKQLARTLSSPSRGLLRPSSPTKTSSTSSLASRRLPSPLRIRPSTPVSPCSSGRSDSPSSLLSYIGDATRGKKSPSHMEDAHQLRLLYNRNLQWRFTNAYVDEMLSIQKMGAETMLYSVWDSNSRMSDSMVTKRSYVERLRQEVKLGIVLKQQMDYLDQWAELQTDHSTSLSGAIEALRASTLRLPVTGGAKADVLTVKNAVSSAVDIMQAMGSSVCNLLSKLEATHSLVTELSAVAAKESTTLNEYRELLGAAAALQVHESSLRTQLIQETE